The Halorussus salinus genome contains a region encoding:
- a CDS encoding malectin domain-containing carbohydrate-binding protein: MTSAVGAGALSSVGVTQAQQASDVLYRVNAGGNTVTPSNGPDWSGSYNQYVTGGSSYGSYSGTVSLDSSVPSGTPTDIFGNEVYGDQNWTFSDSIQSGQQYEVRLYFAEIYHGVTNNNGADARVFDVAIEGQTVLNDYDIAADVGTETGVMKSFTVTPSDGTLDIDLTTEVDNAKISAIEIVEAQPEPNTLGGPSSVNFGQVITESSATETVTVTNLGDDGDPSIDISDISLSGSDTDAFSAGSVSQTSLAPGESANIPVTFSPSAVAVESATLEVSHSGSNTPLTVDLSGEGASAVEPDFQKSKLQGFSAGNPTAIDFGPDGRAYVSTQGGTVYALNITRTGDNSYTVENEVQIDAIKQIPNHDDTGDYNPGENNRQITGLTVGGTVENPVVYVSSSDPSIDVGQDDDDTDTNSGAISRLEISPGSDGVLESSEINHDVLVMGLPRSEENHATNGIDLSADGDTLYVAQGGHTNKGAPGDNFGHTPEYALSAAILEINIAQIENNYQAKDLATYDPQGSDQSYPALDFYYAIPTIQNDDATDGDDLPFGGNDGINQAKLIEGGPVQIYSAGYRNPYDLVVTESGQIYAADHGPNGGWGGQPADANGNIVADAASVTNHPNEDGSFSTNDQLVKVDEGDYGGHAAPIRANPTEADIYDANGNMIFDITASNSPVPESMVNPVEADYIPPTSGSPDPGAPAGSANTMETESGDKVLFGPTGGTAEYTASNFGGAMEGDLLQVELGGDIERIELSADGSTVTNVETLANTGGPLGITAQDDDETFAGTVWTANHGGNDVTILEPVDYGDDSDGGDGQQCSGADDASLDEDGDGYDNADELDAGTDPCSAASTPADFDGDSTSNVNDPDDDNDGLADTDDPFAVDANNGIDTTLPVQHDLSELSLFGENGQGWTGLMTNGTDYQDLYDTSQMTIGGAAEVLTVEQVPPGDAYSDTNTQQYAFQYGVNPPDEPFVVETTVSSFPDDPANYQSAGLYIGTGDQANYTKLVVAADGGNGGIQFAKEVEDTFSSQPTVSDSAVTTSKTTLRLTVDPTTDPAPDNDVDEVAVTAEYEVNGNATEVGTTAVPATWLDTSDGVAPAVGVIATSNGASPFPATWTDISAEYVTPPVNQPPTASFTYSPSQPNATEQVTLDASGASDSDGSIASYKWDFDGDGQTDATGQQVTHAFEAAGDYPVTLNVTDDDGANDSTTQTVSVVEVPSKPQSVAAIVASQSDGPDANDSKIDLQEIQTAIDWWAEDDPVPGTDGQTLGLQEIQQLIDMWAEDESVDGGEGDQPAATGSALVEITPDTGLETSTYGSGSYQVTNTGEKNITSVSFDLSSTTLPDMVFDPQGTAGDPTGEGLNIASEGDTNILTEPGTGEAFSQPHNGQNADDGYDVMTVEFGDFQPGEQATFWADNDPTSIKGATIGSQEAGPVSGLELARATVTVTYEDGTTQTTQLMGDGSDGGATAVVNGNEAPAPTIGAQDVSLDSSALDDYHSAATVSSASQTITVTGQPGETVTLVRVEGELTLKNVPEYDGTTGYNVEAYEANDAEAVEYYTATLDSNGEATIPVTLTNTTGDEDAGNAGYNYFVAAHGEASGNMGLASNVAVLKYEEGADSGGDTGSADFAVTANSGVDASTYGANSFEVTNTGDKQITSVTYDLSSAAFPDVVFDPQGTAGDSGSKGFTPDSGSSTTGLQGGSFAAPHNGQNADDGYDELTATFNDFQNGETFAFSVDIDPTSIKNAQGTGAAGSVSGLEMSGATVTVAYADGTTQTTQLFGDSSDGGSQATAKADVASAPSLAVDGVSLDASALDGQHSAATVSSASQTVTVSGPADATVELLHIEGQLELANQADGYDLEAYEANTAEQASYQTVQLGSDGQATVDVTLTNTSSSGAEGGFNYFVAAVQDASGDTGQTSNVVALKYDQNADSGSDDGGSSSQQVLHRVNAGEGTTLSATDDGPDWTGVADTSSQYLASVAESSAGNYCGGANITPTESVPSNTPDAVYDCERYGNSTWQFSVDPGQEVEVRLYHGNQFSGASNPSDRQFNVSIEGQQVLSQYDPVADVGHANGTMKSFVVTDDGDGIISVTFEQGAAENPQVNAIEIVTNDDSNGGS; this comes from the coding sequence GTGACATCGGCAGTAGGAGCCGGCGCGCTGTCGAGTGTCGGGGTAACGCAAGCACAGCAAGCCAGCGACGTGCTGTACCGAGTGAACGCCGGCGGCAACACCGTGACACCATCGAATGGCCCGGACTGGTCCGGAAGCTACAACCAGTACGTGACCGGCGGATCATCGTACGGCTCGTACAGTGGCACAGTGTCTCTCGACAGTTCCGTGCCGTCAGGAACGCCGACGGACATTTTCGGCAATGAAGTGTACGGCGACCAAAACTGGACCTTCTCTGACAGCATCCAAAGCGGCCAACAGTACGAGGTCCGTCTCTACTTCGCCGAAATATACCACGGCGTGACCAACAACAATGGCGCGGACGCACGAGTCTTCGACGTCGCCATCGAGGGCCAGACGGTACTGAACGACTATGACATCGCCGCCGACGTCGGAACAGAGACCGGCGTGATGAAGTCGTTCACCGTCACGCCCTCCGACGGCACTCTTGATATTGACCTCACGACTGAGGTCGACAACGCCAAGATTTCGGCAATCGAAATCGTCGAAGCACAGCCCGAACCAAATACACTCGGCGGTCCGTCGAGCGTCAACTTCGGGCAAGTCATCACTGAGAGCTCAGCGACAGAAACGGTCACCGTGACGAATCTCGGTGACGACGGTGACCCGAGCATCGACATCTCGGATATCTCCCTCTCGGGCTCGGACACAGACGCGTTCTCGGCAGGGTCGGTGTCTCAGACGTCGCTCGCACCTGGCGAGTCCGCCAACATCCCGGTGACATTCTCACCGTCCGCGGTCGCCGTCGAAAGCGCAACGCTCGAAGTCAGCCATAGTGGGTCGAACACGCCGCTGACAGTCGATCTCTCCGGCGAGGGCGCAAGCGCGGTGGAGCCCGACTTCCAGAAGAGCAAACTTCAGGGCTTCAGCGCGGGCAACCCGACGGCCATCGACTTCGGGCCTGATGGGCGAGCCTACGTCTCGACGCAGGGTGGCACGGTGTACGCACTCAACATCACTCGGACCGGCGACAACAGCTACACGGTCGAAAACGAGGTCCAGATCGACGCCATCAAACAGATCCCGAATCACGACGACACCGGTGATTACAACCCCGGCGAAAACAATCGCCAGATTACTGGTCTAACCGTTGGCGGAACCGTCGAGAATCCAGTAGTGTACGTCTCCTCATCTGACCCGTCTATCGACGTCGGGCAAGATGACGATGACACGGACACCAACTCTGGAGCGATTTCGCGACTCGAAATCTCGCCTGGAAGCGATGGCGTGCTCGAAAGTAGCGAAATCAACCACGACGTATTGGTCATGGGGCTGCCTCGTTCCGAGGAGAACCACGCGACCAATGGGATCGATCTCTCGGCCGACGGCGATACGCTGTACGTCGCACAGGGCGGTCACACCAACAAGGGCGCGCCCGGCGACAACTTCGGTCATACGCCCGAATACGCGCTCTCGGCGGCCATCCTCGAAATCAACATCGCACAAATCGAGAACAACTACCAAGCGAAGGACCTCGCGACCTACGACCCGCAGGGTAGCGATCAGTCGTACCCGGCTCTCGACTTCTACTACGCCATTCCCACCATCCAGAACGACGATGCCACGGACGGCGACGACCTGCCGTTCGGCGGCAACGACGGGATCAACCAAGCGAAGCTAATCGAGGGCGGGCCGGTGCAGATTTACTCGGCCGGGTATCGCAACCCCTACGACCTGGTCGTGACCGAAAGCGGCCAGATTTACGCCGCGGATCATGGTCCGAACGGCGGCTGGGGCGGCCAGCCAGCTGACGCGAACGGGAACATCGTGGCCGACGCCGCGTCGGTGACAAACCACCCCAACGAGGATGGCAGCTTCTCGACCAACGACCAGCTCGTCAAGGTCGATGAGGGCGACTACGGCGGCCACGCGGCGCCGATCCGTGCCAACCCGACCGAGGCGGATATCTACGACGCGAACGGGAACATGATCTTCGACATTACAGCGTCGAACTCCCCCGTTCCGGAGAGCATGGTGAACCCGGTCGAGGCCGACTACATCCCGCCGACGAGCGGGTCACCCGACCCGGGCGCCCCGGCGGGCAGTGCGAACACGATGGAGACCGAGAGCGGTGACAAAGTCTTGTTCGGCCCGACCGGCGGAACGGCCGAGTACACCGCCTCGAACTTCGGCGGCGCGATGGAGGGCGACCTCCTGCAAGTCGAACTCGGCGGTGATATCGAGCGCATCGAACTGAGCGCCGACGGCTCAACGGTCACGAACGTCGAGACGCTCGCTAACACCGGCGGCCCGCTTGGCATCACCGCACAGGACGACGACGAAACGTTCGCCGGGACGGTGTGGACCGCGAACCATGGTGGTAACGACGTTACCATCCTTGAGCCGGTCGACTACGGCGATGACAGCGACGGCGGTGACGGCCAGCAATGCAGCGGCGCCGACGACGCCTCGCTTGACGAGGACGGCGACGGCTACGACAACGCTGATGAACTCGACGCGGGTACCGACCCATGCTCGGCGGCCTCCACGCCCGCCGACTTCGACGGTGACAGCACCTCGAACGTCAACGACCCCGACGACGACAACGACGGGCTTGCTGACACCGACGACCCGTTCGCGGTTGACGCGAACAACGGCATCGACACCACGCTCCCCGTCCAGCACGACCTGTCGGAGCTCAGCCTGTTCGGCGAGAACGGCCAGGGCTGGACCGGGCTAATGACCAATGGAACCGACTACCAGGACCTCTACGACACATCCCAGATGACGATTGGCGGCGCGGCGGAGGTCCTGACGGTTGAGCAGGTCCCGCCGGGTGACGCGTACTCGGACACGAATACCCAACAGTACGCGTTCCAGTACGGCGTCAATCCGCCGGACGAACCGTTCGTCGTCGAGACGACGGTGAGTAGCTTCCCGGACGACCCGGCGAACTACCAGTCCGCTGGTCTGTACATTGGCACTGGTGATCAGGCGAACTACACCAAGCTGGTCGTCGCGGCCGACGGTGGCAACGGCGGTATCCAGTTCGCGAAGGAGGTTGAAGATACCTTCAGCAGTCAGCCAACCGTCAGTGACAGCGCGGTCACGACGTCGAAGACAACGCTCCGCCTGACGGTTGACCCGACGACCGATCCCGCACCAGACAACGATGTCGACGAAGTCGCGGTGACTGCCGAGTATGAGGTCAACGGGAACGCAACTGAGGTCGGAACCACGGCCGTCCCGGCGACGTGGCTCGACACGTCCGACGGCGTCGCGCCCGCGGTGGGCGTCATCGCGACGTCTAACGGCGCGAGTCCGTTCCCGGCGACGTGGACCGACATCTCGGCCGAGTACGTGACTCCGCCTGTGAACCAGCCGCCGACGGCTTCGTTCACTTACTCGCCGAGTCAGCCGAACGCCACCGAACAGGTGACGCTCGATGCGTCCGGAGCGAGTGATTCGGACGGCTCTATTGCGAGCTACAAGTGGGACTTTGACGGCGACGGTCAGACCGACGCGACCGGCCAGCAGGTCACTCACGCGTTCGAAGCGGCAGGCGACTACCCGGTCACGCTAAACGTCACTGACGACGACGGCGCGAACGACTCGACGACCCAGACGGTCTCGGTCGTCGAGGTACCAAGCAAACCCCAGTCGGTCGCCGCGATTGTCGCAAGCCAGAGCGACGGTCCCGACGCGAACGACAGCAAAATCGACCTCCAGGAGATTCAGACCGCAATCGATTGGTGGGCTGAGGACGACCCCGTCCCAGGCACCGACGGCCAGACGCTGGGCCTCCAGGAGATTCAACAGCTCATCGATATGTGGGCTGAGGACGAATCGGTCGACGGTGGCGAGGGCGACCAGCCTGCCGCCACTGGCTCCGCGCTGGTCGAGATCACGCCCGACACGGGCCTCGAAACCAGCACCTACGGCAGCGGCTCCTACCAGGTCACGAACACCGGCGAGAAAAACATCACGTCGGTCTCCTTCGACCTGAGTAGTACTACACTCCCGGACATGGTGTTCGACCCGCAGGGCACCGCTGGTGACCCGACCGGTGAAGGCCTCAACATCGCGAGCGAGGGCGACACCAATATCCTCACCGAGCCCGGCACCGGCGAGGCGTTCAGCCAACCCCACAACGGTCAGAACGCCGACGACGGCTACGACGTGATGACCGTCGAGTTCGGCGACTTCCAGCCCGGTGAACAGGCCACCTTCTGGGCCGACAATGACCCAACCTCCATCAAGGGCGCGACCATCGGCTCCCAGGAGGCTGGCCCGGTCTCCGGACTGGAACTGGCCCGCGCGACGGTGACGGTTACCTACGAGGACGGCACCACCCAGACCACCCAGCTAATGGGCGACGGGAGCGACGGCGGCGCGACCGCCGTCGTCAACGGCAACGAGGCACCGGCGCCGACCATCGGTGCCCAGGACGTCTCGCTCGATTCGAGTGCGCTCGACGACTACCACAGCGCGGCGACGGTCTCGTCAGCCAGCCAGACCATCACGGTCACCGGACAGCCTGGCGAGACGGTCACGCTGGTGCGCGTCGAGGGCGAACTCACGCTGAAGAACGTCCCGGAGTACGATGGAACGACCGGCTACAACGTTGAGGCCTACGAGGCCAACGACGCCGAGGCGGTCGAGTACTACACGGCCACGCTCGACTCGAACGGCGAGGCGACGATTCCGGTCACGCTGACCAACACGACCGGCGATGAGGATGCGGGCAACGCGGGTTACAACTACTTCGTGGCCGCGCACGGTGAGGCCTCCGGCAACATGGGCCTCGCGTCGAACGTCGCAGTCCTGAAGTACGAGGAGGGTGCTGACTCCGGCGGTGACACCGGTTCCGCCGACTTCGCGGTCACTGCCAACAGCGGCGTTGACGCGAGCACCTACGGCGCCAACTCATTCGAGGTCACGAACACTGGCGATAAGCAGATTACGTCGGTCACCTACGACCTGAGTTCAGCGGCGTTCCCTGACGTCGTCTTTGACCCGCAGGGGACCGCCGGCGACTCGGGCTCGAAGGGCTTCACGCCCGACAGCGGCTCAAGCACAACCGGTCTTCAGGGCGGTTCGTTTGCCGCGCCACACAACGGCCAGAACGCTGACGACGGCTACGACGAGCTAACTGCGACGTTCAACGACTTCCAGAACGGCGAGACATTCGCCTTCTCGGTTGACATCGACCCGACCAGCATCAAGAACGCCCAGGGAACCGGCGCTGCGGGCTCGGTCTCCGGGCTCGAGATGTCGGGCGCGACGGTGACTGTTGCGTACGCTGACGGCACCACCCAGACGACCCAGTTGTTTGGTGACAGCAGCGACGGCGGCTCGCAGGCGACCGCGAAAGCGGACGTTGCGAGTGCGCCCAGCCTAGCCGTCGACGGCGTCTCACTCGACGCGAGCGCCCTCGACGGCCAGCACAGCGCCGCAACCGTCTCATCGGCCAGCCAGACTGTCACGGTCTCCGGTCCTGCGGACGCGACCGTGGAACTGCTCCACATCGAGGGGCAGCTCGAACTCGCCAACCAGGCCGACGGCTACGACCTCGAGGCATACGAAGCCAACACCGCCGAACAGGCCAGCTACCAGACCGTTCAGCTCGGCAGCGACGGCCAGGCCACGGTCGACGTGACCCTGACCAACACCTCGAGCAGCGGCGCCGAGGGCGGGTTCAACTACTTCGTCGCGGCCGTCCAGGACGCCAGCGGCGACACCGGCCAGACCTCGAACGTGGTCGCGCTGAAGTACGACCAGAACGCCGACTCCGGTTCGGACGACGGCGGTTCGTCGAGCCAGCAAGTGCTCCACCGCGTGAACGCCGGTGAGGGGACGACGCTCTCCGCTACGGACGACGGTCCCGACTGGACCGGCGTTGCGGACACGAGTTCGCAGTACCTCGCCTCGGTCGCCGAATCAAGCGCCGGGAACTACTGTGGCGGCGCAAACATCACACCCACCGAGTCGGTTCCGTCGAATACCCCTGACGCGGTGTACGATTGCGAGCGGTACGGCAACTCCACGTGGCAGTTCTCAGTGGATCCTGGTCAGGAGGTTGAGGTTCGACTCTACCACGGTAATCAGTTCTCCGGTGCCAGCAACCCTAGCGACCGCCAGTTCAACGTCTCTATCGAAGGCCAGCAGGTCCTAAGTCAGTACGACCCCGTAGCCGACGTCGGCCATGCGAACGGGACGATGAAGAGCTTCGTCGTCACCGACGATGGAGACGGCATCATCAGTGTCACCTTCGAGCAGGGAGCGGCCGAAAATCCGCAGGTGAACGCCATCGAAATCGTAACAAACGACGATTCTAACGGAGGGAGCTGA
- a CDS encoding transposase has translation MKVAHDNNIPAPDDVFQPEKQDGESERSERRLTERKMREVWHEAKPLVMDTFHLDRGQNAQIPEGSFWEVQALAGTQQDTFTEGGVEAFRTATTRPEDQKHTGRTHRHHLQKHSVEEVRRMLRDTTTRLVQRARHNGELQGKVWAAIDVTKGNPWAGEIEWTDDNHPEDPYILGYKDDEDRSADYYFQWATIQVVGLDVPLVLDAFPLSRGTSKAEIVDELLSGGLDILPDIELVMMDREFDSEGVKNVCDDHGVYYLNPARKNTHEQVMCTKLRKAGKKVRVVKQSAFEGPSRKRLYLPARNTDIFEPSDTDDRDTSDGDSGEKSEEERREGYRQKHAQAFVETFDVDVDDEDGHMFSGVVDEVREQEAAEDDRVDDEAVEAYALFETNHPALDPEDSATEEQLLGRVRGFVERYSHRWGIENGYKQIKQFRVRTTSKDHRYRYFCFAFACVLYNVWRLVDLLVKLAFEDDPDYSPRVSAGVFLTLASQNLGLDPPD, from the coding sequence GTGAAAGTCGCCCACGACAACAACATCCCGGCACCAGACGACGTGTTCCAACCCGAGAAACAGGACGGTGAGTCTGAGCGGTCGGAGCGCCGGTTGACCGAGCGGAAGATGCGGGAGGTCTGGCACGAGGCGAAGCCGTTGGTGATGGATACCTTCCATCTCGATAGAGGCCAGAACGCCCAGATTCCCGAAGGGAGCTTCTGGGAAGTCCAAGCACTCGCGGGCACCCAGCAAGACACTTTCACCGAAGGCGGTGTCGAAGCCTTCCGAACCGCCACAACCCGCCCGGAAGACCAGAAACACACGGGGAGAACCCACCGCCACCACCTCCAGAAGCACTCCGTCGAGGAGGTTCGACGGATGCTTCGGGATACAACCACCCGGCTGGTGCAACGCGCTCGGCATAACGGTGAGTTGCAGGGGAAGGTGTGGGCGGCTATCGACGTGACGAAGGGGAATCCGTGGGCTGGTGAGATAGAGTGGACTGACGACAACCATCCCGAGGACCCCTACATTCTCGGGTATAAGGACGACGAGGACCGGAGCGCCGACTACTACTTCCAGTGGGCAACCATCCAAGTCGTCGGCCTCGACGTCCCACTCGTCCTCGACGCCTTCCCCCTCTCGCGTGGAACATCGAAGGCGGAGATCGTGGACGAACTCCTCTCCGGCGGTCTCGACATTCTGCCGGACATCGAGTTGGTGATGATGGACCGAGAGTTCGACTCGGAGGGCGTGAAAAACGTCTGTGACGACCACGGTGTCTACTACTTGAATCCGGCGCGGAAGAACACCCACGAACAGGTGATGTGTACGAAGCTCCGGAAGGCTGGGAAGAAAGTGCGGGTGGTGAAACAGAGCGCGTTCGAAGGCCCATCGCGCAAGCGGCTGTACCTCCCCGCCCGCAACACCGACATTTTCGAACCCAGCGACACCGACGACCGCGACACTAGTGACGGTGACAGTGGTGAGAAGAGTGAGGAGGAGCGTCGGGAGGGGTACCGGCAGAAGCACGCCCAAGCGTTCGTCGAGACGTTCGACGTGGACGTAGACGACGAAGACGGCCACATGTTCAGCGGGGTTGTTGACGAGGTGCGCGAGCAGGAAGCCGCCGAGGACGACCGTGTTGATGACGAGGCTGTGGAGGCGTATGCGTTGTTCGAGACGAACCATCCGGCGCTGGACCCCGAGGACTCAGCGACCGAAGAGCAGTTGCTCGGACGAGTGCGTGGGTTTGTTGAACGGTACAGCCATCGCTGGGGAATCGAGAACGGCTACAAGCAAATCAAACAGTTCCGTGTCCGGACGACCTCGAAGGACCACCGGTATCGGTATTTCTGCTTCGCGTTCGCGTGCGTCCTGTATAACGTCTGGCGGCTCGTGGATTTGCTGGTGAAGCTGGCGTTCGAGGACGACCCGGACTACAGTCCGCGAGTGAGCGCGGGCGTGTTCTTGACGCTCGCCAGCCAGAATCTCGGCCTCGACCCACCCGACTAG
- a CDS encoding transcription initiation factor IIB gives MARPTRQQTNNSDHTIETEEDETESQSCPECDSENLTTNGESSEVVCEDCGLVIEEQMIDRGPEWRAFNHSERRDKSRVGAPTTQTMHDKGLTTQIDWKDKDAYGRSLSSEKRSQMHRLRKWQERIRTKDAGERNLQFALSEIDRMASALGVPRSVREVASVTYRRALKEDLIRGRSIEGVATGCLYAACRQEGIPRSLEEVSEVSRVDQKEIGRTYRYVAKELGLKMKPVDPKEYVPRFTSELDVSEEVKLKANEIIDESTEQGLLSGKSPTGFAAAAIYAASLLCNEKQTQREVAEVAQVTEVTIRNRYQEQIEAFGIY, from the coding sequence ATGGCCCGGCCAACCCGCCAGCAAACCAATAATAGTGACCACACGATAGAAACCGAGGAAGACGAAACTGAGAGTCAGAGCTGTCCGGAGTGTGACTCCGAGAATCTCACTACAAATGGCGAAAGTAGCGAAGTTGTCTGTGAGGATTGTGGACTCGTCATCGAAGAGCAGATGATTGACCGCGGACCAGAATGGCGTGCGTTCAATCATAGCGAACGACGAGACAAGAGCCGTGTCGGCGCGCCGACCACGCAGACGATGCACGACAAAGGATTAACTACCCAAATCGACTGGAAAGACAAAGACGCCTATGGGCGGTCCCTTTCCTCCGAGAAGCGCAGTCAGATGCATCGCCTCCGCAAGTGGCAAGAACGCATCCGCACGAAGGACGCGGGTGAACGCAACCTCCAGTTCGCACTTTCAGAAATCGACCGCATGGCTTCTGCACTCGGCGTCCCGCGCTCAGTTCGTGAGGTTGCGTCGGTCACGTACCGACGTGCCCTCAAAGAGGATTTGATTCGTGGTCGGTCCATTGAAGGCGTCGCCACTGGCTGTCTCTATGCAGCATGTCGGCAGGAAGGGATTCCCCGAAGTCTCGAAGAGGTCTCCGAGGTCTCTCGTGTTGACCAGAAGGAAATCGGCCGGACGTACCGGTATGTCGCAAAGGAACTCGGTCTGAAAATGAAGCCAGTAGACCCCAAAGAGTACGTGCCACGGTTCACGTCCGAACTGGATGTCAGTGAAGAGGTGAAATTGAAGGCGAACGAGATTATTGATGAGTCGACAGAGCAGGGCCTTCTTTCCGGAAAATCCCCGACAGGCTTCGCAGCTGCCGCCATATATGCGGCGTCACTCCTCTGTAATGAGAAGCAAACTCAGCGTGAGGTTGCCGAGGTTGCACAAGTGACCGAAGTCACAATCCGAAATCGATATCAAGAGCAGATCGAAGCATTCGGCATCTATTGA